In one Kluyveromyces marxianus DMKU3-1042 DNA, complete genome, chromosome 4 genomic region, the following are encoded:
- the APJ1 gene encoding Apj1p: MVKDTKLYDILEVSADATDQEIKKAYRKKALRHHPDKNNHSPESIKLFQELSHAYEILSDESKRELYDQYGTVDETEINEMMSKQRGAASNAAFAHTAGDLFAQFFGGRPGSASGAGANGSGGNSFFQSFSPDFSSYDMDGSQEMASGPGIHHNLKCTLYDLYHGKRAKLALNRTRLCEKCQGYGGKKTSQCKGCQGTGMYTTTKRMGPMVQTWQTTCKDCGGSGKFIRSKDACEECSGNGFVKERKIFDVEIQPGMTDGKEIVLPGEADEVINTEYGKERVHPGDVIITIELTRRDEHNMKYKYMVHGHDLILDNFEVDLKTSLCGGTIVIEDHPSGKPFKIDVLAGELLKPGCIKCVENKGMPVDQYGKFGNLYIRFQVKFPEQLKNETIEKLSQALVEDENIIKQPPNDDKNGGIDPSQVMEEQVLSSFTADDLQSKFREAKKNPSNKRKRGEHGAYNKNGTQFDSSYDPSDSCQVN, translated from the coding sequence ATGGTGAAAGATACGAAACTTTACGATATTCTGGAGGTGAGCGCGGATGCCACTGATCAGGAGATCAAAAAAGCGTACAGGAAAAAGGCGTTGCGGCACCATCCAGACAAAAACAACCATAGCCCAGAGTCTATAAAGTTATTCCAGGAGTTAAGTCATGCGTATGAAATATTAAGTGATGAAAGTAAGAGGGAGTTGTACGATCAGTATGGGACTGTGGATGAGACTGAAATCAATGAGATGATGTCTAAGCAAAGAGGTGCAGCTAGCAATGCGGCGTTTGCCCACACAGCAGGGGACCTTTTTGCGCAGTTTTTTGGCGGCCGTCCGGGCTCTGCTTCTGGGGCGGGCGCTAACGGTTCTGGCGGGAACAGCTTCTTCCAATCGTTTTCTCCAGACTTTTCTAGTTATGACATGGATGGGAGCCAGGAGATGGCTTCTGGCCCAGGCATTCACCACAACTTGAAGTGTACGTTGTACGACTTGTACCACGGGAAGCGTGCCAAGTTAGCACTAAATAGAACTAGGTTGTGTGAAAAATGCCAAGGTTACGGTGGTAAAAAGACATCGCAATGTAAAGGTTGTCAGGGTACGGGTATGTACACTACAACCAAAAGAATGGGGCCCATGGTTCAAACATGGCAAACCACATGCAAAGATTGTGGAGGTTCTGGTAAGTTCATTAGAAGTAAGGACGCATGTGAAGAATGTTCTGGAAACGGGTTCGTCAAGGAACGGAAGATATTTGATGTTGAGATACAGCCTGGTATGACTGATGGTAAAGAGATCGTGTTACCGGGTGAGGCTGATGAAGTTATAAATACAGAATATGGTAAGGAACGCGTACACCCAGGTGatgtcatcatcaccatcgAGCTCACTAGGAGAGATGAACACAACATGAAATATAAGTACATGGTACATGGACATGATCTCATCCTAGACAACTTTGAGGTCGACTTAAAGACAAGTCTTTGTGGTGGTACCATCGTCATTGAGGACCATCCCAGCGGTAAGCCATTCAAGATTGATGTGCTTGCAGGTGAGCTCTTGAAACCCGGCTGTATTAAGTGCGTGGAAAACAAAGGTATGCCTGTCGATCAGTATGGCAAGTTCGGAAACTTGTACATCAGATTCCAGGTTAAATTCCCAGAGCAGCTAAAAAACGAAACCATTGAAAAGTTATCGCAAGCTCTTGTGGAAGATGAGAACATAATAAAGCAACCGCCAAATGATGACAAGAACGGCGGGATTGATCCTTCACAGGTCATGGAAGAACAAGTGCTCAGTAGCTTTACTGCTGATGATTTACAGTCGAAGTTTagagaagcaaagaaaaacccTTCAAATAAGAGGAAACGGGGAGAACATGGTGCATACAATAAAAATGGCACGCAATTCGATAGCAGTT